The genome window TTTAATAATGAGATTCTGGTAACTTAAAGCTAATATGTAAAgtggcattttaaaaactttctgtaagaaaaaaaattcaagatcTAGTATTCTGAACAAAGCTTTAATATTTGTTGTGCATGCAGTACTAATATTTTTGATATGAAACTTGACCTGCCATACTCTTGATTTTGATAGCCAATTCATTACTTGCTTCCAATTCTATATTCTAAATCCCATTTAGATATTAGATACCCtgttattaataaaaatgctgTATTAACacacatccttttaaaaaaattaaaatccctATTTATAATCAGATATTAAATCTTAAATACTCTTCCACACCCTGTTGCAATTTGTGGGATGTCATTTCAATCGTTCACTCTCTCAGTTCTCAACAATCGTCCTATTTTCTTTTCTAACAGACTAGGAACACCCAGCGAGCTTCTGAAGTTACCGGGTGACTAAATAAGtcatttctgtatgttttggggttttgtttttactaTGGTCATCATAAAACTAAGAAAACCTATGTTTGCAAAGGAAACCAATGAAGCTTTTAGAGTACATGCACACACATGatacatgcccccccccccccacacacacacacacaagatagGGATGGTCATCTCTGGGAGCTATTTCTAAATCAGGTCAACCCATAGAACCATATGACCAAAGGTACATGATAAATACAATTTAACACCTCACCTGCGTTCTGCACATAAAGCTCACTACCTGGGCTATGTTTAATATTCCAAACCTAGGAACAGCTTTCAAACAGTCATTGTGACACTCCTTTGGGGTAcccagggttggaaggcacctcactATCACCTGCTCTTAGCATCAGAAGCTTTGTCTGTGCCTGTTGAGGGTCAGCTCTCCATCTTCACTGGCCATGGGCAGTACAAGTTGTCCCCTCTAGGCCTTGCAGGCCCTGATGTCACTATACACAttagcaataggcacactccagGAGGATGCTCGGAGGACTCTGCTATTGGTGTGTCCAgctcctgttccactggacacttcAGTATTCACAGATCTGCTACTTCCACAGAAACAATACACCCCAGCTTACTGCTTCCACCTCTGATCACTGCTCTGCTCAACCCACAGCACTTaaacttgttttcactataaacatatctaaatttatttaacaaagcccAGAGATTTAAATAGTAgcaaatattggaaacaaatggttatataTAAAACAACAACATGCTGTCTAAAGCCTAGatttaattaacaagatactctcCTGTCTTGTAGAgtattgctcacccaaaatccttgcagTGCTTTACAGCCAGACTCTTTTTATGAGATAAGCACACCGTTAGCTTATATCCTAGGTGAAGGACTGTGTGCATTCACCTGCACCCCAAGATACACCAGAACAATACTTGGTCTTTATTCATAAACACCACATCTCCATGCTGTTTATTTCATCCTGTAAATTTCCTCTCTTGTAGATTTTACAGTCCTTCGTTCCACCCTTACTCATTATGCTAATCGGCATACAGTGTGAGGCATCTGCTACCTCCGGCCTGAAAGGAATGTCTCCCAGCAgtgtcacctcctggtgacctgccttactTCCagatcttaagaacataattttcagtatagatacataactcctcACATATTACTGCACATACATTTggcaatgattatgatgaccagtgggtTTCTGGCTCTCGGTGGAGACCTCACCCATTGGTGAACTATTTTGCAATTATCTGACCCCAGGGATCCCTATGAAAGCCGATGCATTCCGTGTGTCCTCTGCCCATTTGCCTCagaggtccttgggtcacaactatttttatttaaaaatactgtgtACCAGAAAACTGTGGAATTTCATTTTGAGTTACATGAGCCGAAGGGCCAGGATGGGAAATAATCATTCTTGGATGAGCGATGGCTTTAAGATCTGATATCCAATGAAAATTTTACCTCAACTAGAAAGCTAGGGACCTCTCTTCCTACTGGTATGAGACATTTCTTGTTTCTAGCCCTGCTAGATCACAAGATATATGAGatcttaaaatcaaaatataattgattgaaaaatagattttttttttgcaattttacAGTTTCTAAAATGTATTAGTTAATTTTCTTCTCCCTCAGAAATCTGTACAGCTACTTGTGGTAACTAACTGTGCCTGTCTTTATTAGAGAAGGGTAAGGAAAGCCATAACCCAGTCTACTATAAAATTTCCTAAACCACTTTCTGTAGCATATGCAGAATACCGACTGGTATGGTGcagtataaatattttatatatcatGATCGCACAACTGAGCTACACTGAACTATATAGCTCACTCATGGCATCCCATACTCATACTTATAAAATCTTCATATCACAACACAGTATCATGTATCCTAATTTGAATTGTATGTTGGTCTCAAAATGGCAGTTAATAcaagcttctttttaaaaataaataaataaaataaaatatagttgTTGCCTATTGATCCCAGTTCAGCCAGATCTGGTTAGAAGTTCTGAGAAATCTTGCTGGATTAGggatttattttttcagttttgtttgggCTCCCACAATTCTACTGAATTTAACAAACTAATGAGAGTGGAGGGGCTAACTCTCACTAATGCCGTTGTGGGATTCATGCATGTAAATTCTAACTGCGTTCACCTGTGGTGGTGCTCAAAAAAAATTGCATGCCCAAATGCCTGTGGTGCATAGCTTCATATGCACAGAggccatattttaaaagattgcTCCTGTATACTTAGCTTATTGATTACAAAGGGAAGACTCTGAATACTGTGACAAATCCATAGCTCCTTGTGGAGTCAGGATTGCTGCTATGCTGCACAATGTGACTACATGGAATGTCCGTGTGCTctaaagcccattaaaatcaatgggctttggaacaggcttGAACATACAGGTTGACCACTTGCAAAGAGGGATGGCATCTCCAGTGATACATTATACTCTAGCCAGTACAATAATACTGTTAATGTTTTCTCAATATGTTACCATTTTTATTTCCCTTGCACAGTACAAAAGTTTTagtatgaaaaacaaaatatcagTAATGGAAAAGACAAAACCTAATACTAAAATACTAAAAGTTGGGTTTAAACAAAGTAAATTCCAATTTGAGCCTGCCACTCCTTCCTTAACTCCATAACTTGAGCAAATAAATGATCTTGGATTATAAAAAACATCTTCTAATGTGGATGTTTTTGTATCTGTGTAGAAGAGAGAACTCACCAATCAGCATACCCGTTCACAGCTGGATGGAGCATTACAGGACCTTCCCTTCAGTCCCCTCCTTCCAACAACGATTGGGGTCCTTGGTGGTCTGGTTCTTTAGTGACTCAGCCCTAGAGCCAAGTTATGTACAGCCTCACCCCTTCTGGTGTATCAGTGTCCCAAATAAACTGTGTCCTTCACAGTACTAGTCATCAATTTGAAATCTTCCAGCCCTCCTGGACTCCTCTTCAATCCCACTCTTCTCAGAGTCAGGGATTTCTGGGCTTCTACCCAGCATCTCTCAGCAGAActcaactccccaccccccaaataaaACAAGCAACGTAGGCCACTGCTCCTCCATGGCACCGCCCCCCGGGCTTGTGCTTTCAGTCTCTCAAGTTCTCCCCAGCTCCTTGTTCCTCTTCCAGATCACCAACCCAAAGGGCTACCGCCCAGGAGCCTTGTCCCTATTTCTGGGCCCCTCTTCTCCTGGCTGTCTCCTCCTGCTCTGAGCTCCTTCCTTtacctcctccccagctgggtttgATAAGAAATTGAGTCTCACACAGCTTCCAGGTGTAAGAAGGTGGGCTAATTGTTCTCTCAGGCTTCTGTTAACCTTTCACTTACCCATGTGTAGTCTGTGGTAATAATGCTGTAGGGCATGTCAATACAGCCTTTGTTTCCACTTCCTGGTTAAAAGAAATTTCCTGGTAATCTGGAGATAGGGTTAGAGTGACATTTTTCCTCTTTACTTTTGCTGTATCGATCGGCTTCCTTTAGGAAAGTCCAGCGGGGGGGGATTTGCCACACAACTAATATGCACACAGCCTCAGTTTACTTCAAAACACAACTGCACCTGTGCATCAGAGGGCAAAATTTTGAATTCAGTAGTACATGAGACCAGTTTTACTGGAACCTTCTttctgggcacccaaaatgagcACAGACGCTAtgagctctaggttttttgctgcccaagcaaaaaatttgccacccctgGAATTtgctgcccctggaattgtgccgccccaaacacgtgcttgctttgctggtgccgagAGCCGGTCCTGACTATTAAAGCTGTTCTTTTGCTCCAAATGAATGTTAACAGCACATATTCAGTGTTCTATGATACATTCATTCAGAACActgaggctacatctacatttCTGATGTTGTATAGAGTACAGTCACTGCACATCCAGTTAGGAAGAGcttaaacagcagtgtagacgaTGAAGCACTGCTTAGCTGAGCAGAGTAGTATAGTGTGCCCTACAAGCCTGAGCCCtaggccagcggttctcaactggggTCCGCGAGCCCTTTCAGGAGGTCAGTGGGGCCCcgctgctgaagccctgagccctggcacccacccccatggggctgaagtgTGGAGCAGtacagggcttcagccccaagccccggcgagcccccccatcccatggggctgaagccgggagcagcgcagggctgaagcccctagctctccccttccctctgccagctGCAGCCGAGACCGCGCACGCCTGAAACCCCGAGCTCCCCCACACTGCTGCCAGGAGCGGAGTGGGGCTGAAACCATGATGCGGGCAGAAACCTTGAGCCCATGGGCAAAGTTGAGGGAGCACAAGGGTGTTGCCccccaaactgcagtgccttATCCAGAATGGGGCAGGTCCACCCCTcccgctcctcctcttccccagcccccctcagGCCCCACCTTCTGGCCAGGTCCTAGGCAGAGAGCCGGAGCCAGGCAGTGCGGGGCAGCTACTCCTCTGGCTGGCAGTGCCATGGAGTGGGTGGCCGTGGCATTcccctgtctgctgctggtgccctcCGGCGTTGTGGCTGcttctcagctcccagccccctttgactGCTTATGCAGCCAGTCAGAGCTGCCCGGATGGCTCTGGCCCAGCAGAGCCCTTTGTGGcttgctgaggtgagtcagggggtggaggtggtgctacCTCCCTGGACCCTGCCATGCAGGGCTGGCCAGCGCCCTGTCAGCTCTTGCTCCCCAACCGCCGATCCCTGCCGGGCCCTGGAGTTGTTCTAGCATGTTGCgggaggcctcagaaagaaaaaaggttgagaacccctgccctaaggTATATATCAAACACAGCTCTCTGCATGCAAAAGCTGTTCCTTCAGTTTAGTGTCCCACTGTCTCCTCACTGCCTGAGTTTTTTCCCACTGCGGTGAAAGGCTCCGGCCGTGGGGAGACAGTTCACAAGTAGCTACACGccacaggcaggcaggctgtgtTTACACTTACGTGTAGCTGCACAGGGCAAAGaaaggctgcagcagcagggaaaggcttctGCAGGTCTCCACGGCCAGGAGTCTTtccctgtggcatgtagctacacatcgCAGTGTCAAGCATGGACGCAGCCTGCCtccctgtggcatgtagctacatgtgtAGTGTCTGTAGTGTACATGCACCCGCAATTGTAGAATAGCCCATGTTGCAGGACAAGTTCTCCCCTCCAATAAATATGCACGTGTCTGTTGAGTCAGTAACAAACAGTAGCAAAACCagcacttttgtttttaaaaaagtgtactTTTGAATGAGTATTTTGCaatctttcaaaaatattttaccaCAATAGTGTCTCAGTTTATTGTTTTGAAAATACAATCACCATAAGCACACACTGGGGCAATATTTACTGTAGATGAGACAGTGTTAGCTAGAGCAATGCTGCAGAAAGCTACTGTACTATTTGTTTAGAAAAGTGCTATAATCACATCTTTCTACCATTGTCTCTACTATAGTTGTATTCAGATCTTTACGTGAATTTATTATGGGTTGTTTTATGACAGCATATTCTTCCCTATTATGGTTATTGTGCTTAGGAACAGGATTCTAGTCCAAACctgcttaatttaatttaatggttGCCAGGGCACATATTAGTACAATTTGTATTAAAACTGGGTTTGTAGATATCCATATCCATACTCATATCCGCTAACTCTGTTCTACAAGATTTGTGTGCCTATTGAAGAAGACTACGcaaatattaatttattatttatattttaatatttcatttacattttatcttatattttaatgtaaaatgctTTATAATTTATCTTAAAATATTATGCTAGATTGTGGAAGTCCAAAAGAAGGAGATGAATTCCCAGCTtcatcccttttaaattttactgATGACCTAAAATATAGTAACAGCTTTTTCAATTGGATGTAATATAAGATGAATTATTAGCCTGTATATATCATAAACACATTCTTCCAGTAGGGATATATTCCAGTACAGTGTGTTGTATCAAAGGACTTCATGAAATAAAATTCAGGAGAATGATAAATCTTGTATCATAATAATTGTCCTCAAGAATATATGACACAGCAATGGAAATCTTTTTCTcatatttttcagaaataaatgaaaattccAAGAAATAGAAGCTGCTGctatacaaagaaagaaaagacaaagtATCTTCAGGGTTAATAGCCTCCAACTGAGATCCATGAACAATTACACAGTTATTTTTCTATATCGAACTTTAAGGTTTGTTAATAATATGTTGCCTTTGCGGGACACAGAGGTGCTAATGGTAAGAAGGCTATTTATTCACTATACTGAATAGAAGAGCTACAGAAACAATGGCTTCCAAGGTCTCATGTTTATATGTTCTGACAGTAGTTTGTTGGGCAAGTGCTCTTTGGTATTTAAGTATAACTCGTCCTACTTCTTCCTACACTGGCCACAGACACTTCAATACTATATCGATAGCCAGGAAAAATGTCTCCTTTGGTAATATAAGAACTCGACCTATAAATCCACATTCATTTGATTTCCTTATAAATGAGCCTAATAAGTGTGAGAAGAGCATCCCTTTCCTAGTCATTTTGATCAGCACGACTCACAAAGAATTTGATGCAAGACAAGCAATTCGAGAGACGTGGGGAGATGAAAACAACTTTAAAGGCATTAAAATAGCCACTCTCTTCCTTCTTGGGAAGAATGCAGATCCTGTATTAAATCAGATGGTAGAGCAAGAAAGTCAAATTTTTCACGACATTATTGTGGAGGACTTCATTGACTCTTATCATAACCTTACTCTTAAAACGTTAATGGGTATGAGGTGGGTGGCCACATTTTGTTCAAAAGCAAAGTATGTTATGAAGACAGACAGTGATATTTTTGTAAATATGGATAACCTTATTTATAAACTGCTCAAACCCAACACCAAGCCAAGGAGAAGGTACTTTACTGGTTATGTCATCAATGGAGGACCAATAAGGGATGTCCGCAGTAAATGGTACATGCCCAGAGATTTGTACCCTGATAGCAATTATCCACCGTTCTGTTCAGGCACTGGCTACATTTTTTCAGCTGATGTAGCAGAACTGATTTACAAAACCTCCCTCCATACCAGACTTCTTCATCTTGAAGATGTGTATGTGGGACTCTGTCTTCGGAAGCTTGGCATTCACCCTTTCCAAAACAGTGGCTTCAATCACTGGAAGATGGCCTACAGCTTGTGTAGATATCGCAGAGTGATCACAGTGCATCAGATAACTCCAGAAGAAATGCACAGAATTTGGAACGACATGTCAAGCAAGAAGCATCTCAGATGTTAAGATTTTTACAGatgtaaatactttttttttaattttggcagAAAGGAATCGGATAATTTATAGGCAAATTAACTTTGAGGAGGGTTTTAATAACTGCTTTTGCATTCTTGTCTTGACTTCTGGTTTGCACCCTTCAGACTCTATTCATAAAGACATTACAAAACTTAAAGGGGCCAGAGTCAAATCTCAGAATCATTGCTCCCTatcacaacatttaaaaaaatcagctctTGCACCTGTATGTATAAGAACAGTAGTAGCTAACCAGAGCTGCATAACAATTCACGCCCATGCATCTGAGATGAGAGTCTGGCCCTAAAAAATGAAGAATCATATTAACATCTTTATCTCATCCTCACAAGGTATAAGTGTCTCTTTTTAGGGTTCTATTcataaatatacacacaaatataaaaaaaaatatactcAGTGTGTGCATTTACAGCTTGAGTGCTATCTTTGCACTGATTTTATACACCTATATTGGCATGTACATTTTACTATACAGTATGTGCAGTTTAAAAAGCAGTTTATTGCTGGCAGAAAGGCAGAATTTAAACAAGTGTGAATATAACATTGAAAATGAAAATAGTGTAGGTCTTAGAAACAACACTACCTGcctgaaagttatttatttaataaaaccacATAACTCCCCCTAACTAAAAGAGCCCTATCTAATATAATCTTACAATGAAATATAATTTGTGTGTGAAATACAAGACAAAGAAAATGtctgcaacaaaaaataaaaataaaataaaatgtgtctttGGGATAAAGGTACTTAATATACttcaacattttctttttaaagcaagtGCAGCATATCTCCTTAGGATGTGTAGAGATATATATGCACTAACAGCAATACTATTGTGGTACAGTATTATTGGAATAGACAGTATTATCACCAATAGAATTTTCATAAATTATAGTGTCTGCCAGAGCAAATATGTAATTTTATTGAATAATGaaaaatatcaataaaataaTCCTTTCCTACTGTCTTACTGATTAGAAGCAAGTTTACAGTCTCCACATCACTCAGTATATcattaaaattaaacacaacATATGGTACTTAAAGCATTTTGCTTTCTTAGAGCTAAATTCTGCTTTTTACCACAGTGCACCCATTGCAGAAAATGTAATTACTcaagatttataccagtgtagcaGAGGAGAATTTGGACCACACAAAAAATACTCTTGGGCAACAGAAGGAAAGTATAATAGCAGTTGTGTGGATCTCTCAAGGGGAGAATAGATCCTCACAGCAAAATCAAGAATATTTAGAACCAACATGTACATAAGCCAAATTCTAGTCTTTGTTTCACATGTggagctcccagtgaagtcattaTTAAACCAAGAAGTCACTGaggcccaattcaggaaagcatctcaaCTCAGGACAGCccttaagcacacgcttaactttaagtatgggattgaagtcaatgggactcaagAACATTCTTAAATGTTAAATAcattcttaagtgctttcctgaatcagggcctgggaGCTGAGCACACAGAtcccagggcagaatttggtcttcaGACTACATAACATGTGTCTTCTTAATTTAAATTTTCCCCTCTAGGTACAAATGCCGTTCCCCTTTAGGATTCCCTTTCCTTCCGTGGCCTCTTTCTACAGTATAACCTGCTTCCTCATGCTTGCTCTTCTCTACTCCTGTCTCAGGCCTGTGCATATAATGAGAAGACAATAGATGTCAGAAGCACATCTCTCCAACCTTTATGTATACTAGTGGAGGGAGattactgaaaaatattttctgtttgaaTCATTAAAGAAATGTGCTTTCACTGCCTTCACACAAGTGTGCTTTCTGATAATATTCTTGCAGGATATTCACTGGAACAAACAGATCTAAACAAATATTCTAGAGTATTCATGGAAATTGAATTTTCACCTAGTAAACATGACTATTCTCACTCAAAATCTGATAGTAACAGATATCCTCATTCATCCAGGTGACCTAAATGTCCAATCAAAACAACTaaaatttcaaatattaaatatttacagtTGGAGATGgtcaaaaaaatccaaaaataattttgtaaaaaaattcaaaatgttgatcttgtttttgttttgatgtgCTCAAAATGAAACTGTTACTcattttttgtaaaatatttatcatttttcAAAACGGTTATCTAAAATTTTCATGTTCTGAAAAGTTATTTTAAGAAAGTGAACATTTCTATAACCATTTTGACAACACATTTGACATATTTTCTTAAAAAATTAAAGCGGCACAGCAtgtttcataaaaacaaatttgacAACTGACATTTTTTCACAAaagaaaatcatttttgaaaaaggcCATCATTGCATGAAgagttttgtctgaaaaatttcagccaaatgtATTCACAATCCAATCCAAGAGTTATTTGCTGAAATTAATTATTCAGAAAATAATTTCAGCAAAAAGAATTCAAGAATATTGCTGCATGTTCACAGTTTGCAAACTGAAAAAGGCAAAATTCATCATAAAAGTTATAGCTATGGATTATTCAGCCAACACTGGTGTCCAGTGTTGTGTAAACAGAAGGATAGTAAGTCCACATATCATTCAGGATATCCATGGGGAAGCAGTATGAAATAATTGATTCATTGTTTAAGTGAAATCTCTGAAGTAATTTTGCCTTTAATATTATCTGTTGTTAATATCATGCCATAGGTGTACATAGCACTTTATAAACAAGTATACGAACACTCCTCCACTAAGGAGCTTACATTCTAGTGACAAATCCTGCTAACCGTATTCACGTAGCAGTattactgatgtcaatggaactacttgtatAAATCAGGTTTGGAAGATTTGGCTTTTAAACCACACTATATAGTGCAGTGAGTGAAAACAATAGGTATGGAGCTTTACTTCAGAGTTAGAAGTGAAGCTATACAGTAGTTAGCCCCATAGTTGCTGCTAATTTATAACTACAGTAGCATGTGTATCCTTAGAAAAAATCCAGAAATGTTGGCTATGAACATTGAATTTGCTacaaaaaaatcaagatatatcctTGTCAGCTGACCTAGTCCTTGATAAAGCTGTTCTTGCTTCCTGCTAAACTCAGAACTCTAAGAAAACAAAGTTCAACTGTTTGCACATATGCATTTGATACACGCACACAGAGTGAATTTCATCTTTTCACACACCAGCCCAACTATGTGCAGGTAACTAAATGGAGGGTGAAAGATGGAATTCACCCCCAGCTCATGGGTAAACCACGGACTGCAATGCAGTCTCTCCATGGACACTTACTGTAACTGTTCCAACCAATAAGCTGGAATAGCCTCTGCTGTATCTCCGCACACTGTGCGGGGATATTGGGCCCTGGATCCAAAAACTTATAAATCCTGTGACCTTACCTCCAGCCATTCACACTCAGCAGCGAGACCATCCCTCTGTAGCCCATGAGGGTCACAGAGCTCCTATTCCCATCATTGCAGGGCTTGAGCGTGGAGGGCCTTGAATTTCCTCCTTTATAAGCAAACTGCCTCAGACAGCCTAAAAATTGTATTAACAATTAGCAAGTACATcttgaaaatactatttcctgGTGAttataaataaatagtttttcgACAGAAATGTAAATATTCATCCTGGAACTCGTACATATGTTTTGAAGGCATTTTCTTCAGTATTCAGCTGTATATATGTGTAGAGTCTGCTTGCGATGGAACATTCTGTTATGCATGCGGCTGGGTTAGGCATTATGTTTGTTCAGTGCTTCAAGAGCCTTAAGCATGTGTGCCCTAATTTTTGAATATACGAGACTTTTTTATGTCAGGTGAAATAAAACATGAactaattttctatttttattaattttctgaTAATGTACTTCACTAGCTCTTTACTACCATGATATGGATTTAGTATTTTCTCATTGCTCAAAAAATAGAATATGCAAGCCACATCTGGAAAGGAGGGATATGTATGGTCCTAAAACGGACACACTATCCCTCTAATCCAAAAGTATTTGTGTTGGACCGAACAAGGTTAAATAGCAACAAGCAATGTTTGCATTGGGCGTCCTTCaatcaaaacaaatatttgtgttaaaggtcattttgttttgttaagaacAGAGCAAATGACAATTTAAGAGTGCTggatttttaaatcactttaatCAAAATATGAATACAGTCATAGTTGGTTTTGATTGAATTGTAGCTGAAGTAAGCACATGTACCAAGAAGCTGGGGTGGGCGGGAGGGAAAAATGTCTCTTTTGGAGGAATTTTTCACTGTAGCATTTCCTGTCAGATGACTTGGGAATACTTCAGTGAGTACTCAAGATTCATTTTCCATCTTTCCTAATATTTAGATTCAGTGCAGATATTGATTCtttatggggattttttttaaaacatagatGGCAAGGGCAATTTATAAATGAAAGAAGTAATTAATTAGAAAAGCGTGTTGATAGCAACTGAACTTTAGGTGTATCATTATATGTGAATGgctgtatttatgtatttatttgtcaaaattgTATGTATTGTTTTACCTACCGTAAGTGTCTGTAAAAGTGAATTCTTTCAA of Natator depressus isolate rNatDep1 chromosome 11, rNatDep2.hap1, whole genome shotgun sequence contains these proteins:
- the B3GALT1 gene encoding beta-1,3-galactosyltransferase 1, yielding MASKVSCLYVLTVVCWASALWYLSITRPTSSYTGHRHFNTISIARKNVSFGNIRTRPINPHSFDFLINEPNKCEKSIPFLVILISTTHKEFDARQAIRETWGDENNFKGIKIATLFLLGKNADPVLNQMVEQESQIFHDIIVEDFIDSYHNLTLKTLMGMRWVATFCSKAKYVMKTDSDIFVNMDNLIYKLLKPNTKPRRRYFTGYVINGGPIRDVRSKWYMPRDLYPDSNYPPFCSGTGYIFSADVAELIYKTSLHTRLLHLEDVYVGLCLRKLGIHPFQNSGFNHWKMAYSLCRYRRVITVHQITPEEMHRIWNDMSSKKHLRC